From the Hevea brasiliensis isolate MT/VB/25A 57/8 chromosome 15, ASM3005281v1, whole genome shotgun sequence genome, one window contains:
- the LOC110633625 gene encoding F-box protein SKIP31 produces the protein MTTSDDEDDFLAHFLESEVLSEVSDQEEAEEAEKEEEKVEEKEEEELKAKRVRLNEIENPKEKEKGKEKEKHSSKPRRIESGILSKIPPELFPHILKFLSSEDLMACSLACKFLNYAASDESLWRRLYCMRWGLLPPSKRLCDCVWKKLYMQRDEEDMVKLVRNCPPEFKEYYMQMHAAKRSQAPLPSQVKDDQIILDKTIADQVSIWKKSKGLTDKVVTDHTCSGEKCSYHQIGDVFVCEKTGNVHVCDDTCREVVINPVNELLVCTISGLCFDRLVSPDEMEPCPAEGAATDEAEPFMGSGRFARAYLLGYNCDDEKELEACLRFC, from the exons ATGACCACCTCGGACGACGAGGACGATTTCTTGGCACACTTCCTCGAATCAGAGGTCCTCTCCGAAGTCTCGGATCAG GAAGAGGCGGAGGAGGcagagaaggaagaggagaaggtggaggagaaggaggaggaggagctAAAAGCGAAAAGAGTTCGTTTAAATGAAATTGAGAATCCAAAGGAGAAAGAGAaagggaaagagaaagagaagcaTAGTAGTAAGCCAAGGAGGATAGAGAGTGGGATATTGAGCAAGATCCCCCCTGAACTCTTCCCTCATATCCTCAAATTCCTTTCTtctgag GATCTTATGGCGTGCTCTCTGGCATGTAAATTTCTGAATTACGCTGCATCTGATGAGTCTTTATGGCGTCGCCT gtACTGTATGCGATGGGGTCTATTGCCCCCTTCCAAGAGGTTGTGTGATTGTGTTTGGAAGAAACTCTATATGCAG CGTGATGAAGAGGACATGGTCAAGCTTGTTAGGAATTGCCCTCCTGAGTTTAAAGAGTACTACATGCAAATGCATGCAGCAAAGAGAAGTCAAGCTCCTCTTCCTTCTCAG GTGAAAGATGATCAGATAATTCTTGACAAGACAATTGCTGATCAGGTGTCTATATGGAAAAAGAGCAAAGGCCTGACTGATAAGGTGGTCACTGACCATACTTGTTCTGGAGAGAAGTGTTCTTACCACCAAATTGGGGATGTTTTTGTTTGTGAGAAGACCGGAAATGTTCACG TGTGTGATGATACATGCAGAGAAGTTGTTATAAACCCTGTAAATGAGCTTTTGGTCTGCACAATTTCCGGGCTTTGTTTTGATAGATTAGTGTCACCAGATGAAATGGAGCCATGTCCT GCGGAAGGCGCAGCAACAGATGAAGCAGAGCCATTCATGGGATCTGGTCGTTTTG CACGAGCTTACTTGTTGGGATATAATTGCGACGATGAGAAGGAGCTAGAAGCTTGTTTGAGGTTTTGCTGA